Proteins from a single region of Stutzerimonas stutzeri:
- the tolQ gene encoding protein TolQ, whose amino-acid sequence MQTTLEHMSVWGLISEASLVVQAVMVILVLASVSSWYLIIRRSVALLSAERLQRGFQQRFRQGGDLAQLYREGQEKPLPEEAALQRIFLAGYAEFAQLQRQPGIAADAVAQGVERSLYVAIAEQEERLEKGLQFLATVGSVSPYIGLFGTVWGIMNSFLGLSQVQQATLSTVAPGIAEALIATAIGLFAAIPAVMAYNRFAARGQTLTGRYYAFGNELQARLHRRLHAGSPSVAAAA is encoded by the coding sequence ATGCAAACGACTCTAGAGCACATGTCCGTCTGGGGCCTGATCAGTGAAGCCAGCCTGGTGGTTCAGGCGGTGATGGTCATTCTGGTGCTGGCTTCGGTGTCCAGCTGGTATCTGATCATTCGCCGCAGTGTTGCGTTGCTTAGCGCCGAGCGCTTGCAGCGTGGTTTCCAGCAGCGCTTCCGTCAGGGTGGCGATCTTGCCCAGCTTTACCGCGAAGGCCAGGAAAAACCGTTGCCGGAAGAGGCCGCGTTGCAACGCATTTTCCTTGCCGGCTATGCGGAATTCGCCCAGTTGCAGCGCCAGCCAGGCATCGCGGCGGATGCGGTGGCGCAAGGTGTCGAGCGCAGCCTGTACGTGGCCATCGCCGAGCAGGAAGAGCGTCTGGAGAAGGGCCTGCAGTTTCTCGCTACGGTAGGCTCGGTCAGCCCTTACATCGGCCTGTTCGGCACCGTTTGGGGGATCATGAACTCCTTCCTCGGGCTGTCGCAGGTGCAGCAGGCGACGCTTTCCACGGTTGCTCCGGGTATCGCTGAGGCGCTGATCGCCACGGCCATCGGTCTGTTCGCGGCGATTCCCGCGGTGATGGCCTACAACCGCTTCGCCGCGCGCGGGCAGACGCTGACCGGACGTTACTACGCTTTCGGCAACGAGCTGCAGGCGCGACTGCATCGTCGGCTGCACGCCGGTTCGCCCAGCGTTGCCGCAGCCGCCTGA